cgacttcacactggggagaggccgttcagctgctctgaatgtgggaaggtattcactcagttatcccacctgctgacacaccagcgtgttcacactggggagagaccgtttagctgctctgaatgtgggaagggattcacgacatcatcccacctgctgaaactccagcgagttcacactggggagaggccgttcacctgctccgagtgtggaaagggattcactacatcatcctacctgcagacacaccagcgagttcacactggggagaggccattcacctgctatgagtgtggcaagggattctctctgtcaggcaacctgctgagacatcagcgagttcacaagtgactgcaggggttggaacctgctgttattcacatcccggactgaatcgtgttcattctgacagttggggtttataactcctgtaacactGATGGTAATAACTTCTGAAATCGatgggagtttaatatttgggatatagacacataaattagtgttgctttgaacacattgctgtggatttttatctttcccacctgagtgtttagcatcacctggctagagctgagaaaggacattctgtggggaggatcttccagggggaacagaacttcagcctggacactgaccttctgggccacacagagatcaccacattcttctgaactccaatatgtttcgtccaacctactcaaccataagtcaatcccctcatctctggaatcaaatctggaatctgcagcagatatgagcaaggacctgaggctaaTTAAATGACaaatatttcattacagacaaggttacactgggagaaatgttcagttcgaacataataaataggagccggagtaggtcatttgaaccctcaggcctgctccgccattcaataaggtcatggctgatctgatcatggactcagttccacttccctgcccactccccattatccgttactcacttatcgctcaaagatctgtctatttcCGCTTTAACTattttcaaagacccagcctccacagctctcctgggcagagaatgccacagatttacaaccctcagagaataaattcctcgtctcagttttaattgggtggccgcttattctaagactatgtcccctagttttagcttcccgtgtaagtggaaatatcctctctgcatccaccttgtcgaacccgctCATATCTTATATTTCGAgaaaatcacctctcattattctgaactccaatatgtttaGGCCCAGCCTACTCTAGCTATATTCATaagtaaatcccctcatctccggaatcaacctagcgaaccttctctgaactgcctccaatgcaagtatattcttccttaaatacaaatACCAAAATACGGAgtacattacaggcaaaatgccaaataaaccagcagcacactggcaccttaacaatgTGTCATtgacctacaggcttttcttaagtagatgtgctgagtggatataaatttAACCAGGTTTACAgatgtgatgctccattcacatatTGAGGggagaagagatgctgtgggggaCATGcttagtccagtagctgaaagtgattaacagactgggttttgtgtttagtgatccgagGCGTGTTACCAATTCCAGCAatatcgaagcccatggaataacagtGGCAGTggaagcatggatatgaaagtggctaagtgatacacacagagtagtggtgaacggttgtttttcagactggaggaagtggtgttccccacgtGTCGGTACtcgggccactgctttttttgatctatattaatgaccaagaCTTGGgtttacagggcacaatttccaaatctgcagctcaaacaaaacttggaagtgcagtgAACAATGACGagggagtgatagacttcagaaagacatagacaggcttggGGAAtgtgtggacatgtggcagatgaaatttaacgtagaaaagttcaaaagtgatacattttgtttggaagaaagaggagaggaaatataaactaaggggtacaattgtaaaggggtgcatgaacagagagacccaggagtatgtacgcaccaatcactgaaggtggcagcacaggttgagaaagtagttacaaagacttacgggatcctaggcttcatgaatagaggtatagagtacagaagtgttgaTATTATGTTGATGcacataaaactctggttcggcctcaactggcgtattgtgtccaattctgggtcatcatcatcatcataggcagtccctcggaatcgaggaagacttgcttccggtctaaaaatgagtccttgggcggctgaacaatacaatacgagagccacagtcccagtcacaggtgggacagatagtcgttgagggaaggggtgggtgggacaggtttgccgcatgctctttccgctgcctgtgcttgatttctgcatgctctgcacGATTAGAcgataggtgctcagcgcccttctcgatgctcttcctccacttagggcggtctttagccagggactcccaggtgtcatttgggatgttgcactttatcagggagactttgcgggtgtccttgtaacgtttcactgccacacctttggctcgtttgctgtcaaggagttctgagtagagttcttgctttgggaatcttgtgtctggcatgcgaacaatgtagtctgcccagcggagctgatcaaatgtggtcagtgcttcaatgctggggatgttggcctggtcgaggacgctaacgttggtgcgtctgtcctcccaggggatttgcaggatcttacggagacatcgttggtggtatttctccagcgacttgaggtgtctgctgtacatagtccatgtctctgagccatacaggagggtgggtattactacagccctggaaaCCATGAGctgagtggtagatttgagggcgtggtcttcaaacactcttttcctcaagcggccgaaaggttgcactggaggtggtgttgaatcttgtcgtcaatgtctgctcttgttgataagacgttcccgaggtatgggaaatggtccacgttgtacagggccgtgccatggatcttgatgactgtggcgggtgggtggagggagtgctatgcggcgaggacaggctggtggaggacctcggacttacagatgtttaatgtgaggcccatgctttggtacgcctcagtaaatacgtcgactatgacttggagttcagcctctgtatgttcgcagacgcaggtattgtccgcgtacggtagctcaacgacagagattggggtggtcttggacctggcctggagacgacgaaggttgaacaagttcccactggttctgtagcttagttccactccagcggggagcttgttcactgagctggagcaattctggctacTGCATTTTGGTAAGTAGACAAAGGCCTTTTGAGAGCTTGCAGAAAtgttttacaagaatgattcaagggatgagggactttagttacgtggatagtctggagaagttggggttattctcagaacagagaagattgagaggagatttgacagaggtgttcaaaatcatgagtggtctggacagagtagctcgAGTGGGATTAGTCGAAGCTCTTGCtgatagccggcatgggctcgatgggccaaatggtctccttccatgttgtaaccagtctctgattctaagatgatgaaaagtgtgttgcccaggatgcgccatctcccgggcactgggacccagatgggaacagagattctgaagccccacccactctctgttcccaaaccaagaaggccgcgcatgcgccctgatcccgccctgtgcaagatggcggccagtgaccccgctcacccggGCCTGTCAGTACGCTCTAATTCGGGgcgtgagatttattctgtatcgcatcagtgctgtacctgctctggtagtgttcgatgggacagtgtagaggaagcatttTAAAACATactaaaaatgacggacaggtaaagaccatctggtccatcaagcctgtcccacaaaatTGCGATAAATCACAgggtatacactccactccacccgaatccatgtgataatctgggagaggcaaaaatacagatttaaaaaaaaacctaggacaattttgtaaaataaaatctgggaaattcctctccaacccatcgaagtgatcgaaactagtccaggagatcactctggccattaaactccctgcagtacctacattctgtaagtgttaatctccgccgcagccagaaacaaatccagcttttacttgaaggaattcagtgagtctgcatccaccacatgagagggcagcttgttccagaggtctactgttctctgggaaaagaatcacctcctgatgtctaacctagatctatccttatacaactgaaatttgtgtcccctggtgctgcctaacctatttaattgaaataaacagtcagctagaacactctctttcactttcattatcttttaaaccgcaatcatatcgccctaagtctacgctgctctaaggtaaagagtcccaactcttttaacctatcttggtaaCTATGATGCTttggacttggaattagtctagtgaccctttccagaacctgtatcacccaccatgtgaggagaccaaaactggacacagtattccaagtgtggcctgaccaaggtcttgtaaAAGGACAAAACTGTACTCCTGGTCATACACTCAATTGTccgatggatacaccccaacaccctatttgctttagttgtcgctacactgcattgctcatgtacctttaaggatgtattcactagaatgtctaaatctctttctatctccaccatctttaatgcctttccctggagggtgtatgaatattgagcatttgccctgcccacatacataacactgaacttatctaagtgaTACTTCATTTTCCAGTCATGCGGCCAGTCCCCCACACTTCAAGATctccctgaatcagacgagcctcttctacagttcgagcagtCGCACAGATCatggtatcatttcaaaattgtgccccaacccaaaatccagatcattaataaaaatagtgaaaagcaatggtcccaacattgatccctgctggacaccactggtgaccgatctccaaacagatccaaatccatctataactgctctttacctacatcctgccagccagttctgtatttgGCTCAATATATTATaagtaccagaggctccgatcttatcgagaagcctcttgtgtggtacattgtcaaaagttttttggaaatctaagtagacaatgtcaacagggcttccctcatccaccaactttgtaacttcttcaagaaatataattagatttgtgagacataaaCTCTATCTAATTTGTtatggtgtccctaatatgtccctccctatccaattttcatatattgcatcccttatgattctttcaatcatcttacctattactgatattaatctaatgggcctctggttacccgggtctgccttgtcaaatttttattaaaatggggactTAATTCGCATCCTTCCAATCTGTCAGAACTATTTCAGTGTGAGCTATAAACATGCATGCCAGCGGctcacacaacacaagtcccatcgcccagaggacactcacacagcacatgtcccatcgtccagaggaacctcacacagcacacgtcccatgtcCCGaacgggctcacacagcacatgtcccatctcccggaggggctcacacagcacatgtcccacctcccggaggggctcacacagcacatgtcctatctcccggagaaccctcacacagcacatgtcccatctcacggaggacactcacacagctcatgtcccatctcccggagggtctcgcacaacacaagtcccatcgaccagaggacccgcacacagcacatgtcccatctcccggcggaccctcacccagcacatgtcccatctcccggaggggctcaaacagcacatgtcccacctcccagtaaaCCCTCACAAACCACATGTacaatctcccggaggggctcacacagcacatatcccatctcccggaggacactcacgcagcacatgtcccatctcccggaggacactcacacagcacatgtcccatctcccggaggaacctcatccagcacatgacccatctcccggaggaccctcacacagcacatgtcccatctcccggaggaccctcacccagcacatgtcccatcttccggagggactcacacagcacatgtcccacctcccagtaaaccctcacaaagcacatgtaccatctcccggaggggctcacatagcacatatcccatctcccggaggacactcacacagcacatgtcccatctcccggaggacactcacacaacacatgtcccatctcccggaggacccttggaTGGATATCCTCCAGTCCGGCTGTTCTATCTATTTTTAACTTCTGAATGTTTTCTAAAACAacatgcttatctatgttaatgttactgataaaagtaTTGTTATTAAATTCTAACATTTGAGCatgatgttaaagggtgaagactgatgcaaagtactcactaatattcccgccatactcagtgagtcctgtgtaacctgtccttgaacacccttcagtggcccaatacagactttgatagttctcgcac
This genomic stretch from Pristiophorus japonicus isolate sPriJap1 unplaced genomic scaffold, sPriJap1.hap1 HAP1_SCAFFOLD_168, whole genome shotgun sequence harbors:
- the LOC139243297 gene encoding zinc finger protein 664-like isoform X2, yielding MRHQRVHTGEKPFSCSKCGKGFTTSSNLLTHQRLHTGERPFSCSECGKVFTQLSHLLTHQRVHTGERPFSCSECGKGFTTSSHLLKLQRVHTGERPFTCSECGKGFTTSSYLQTHQRVHTGERPFTCYECGKGFSLSGNLLRHQRVHK